A window of the Planctomycetaceae bacterium genome harbors these coding sequences:
- a CDS encoding HEAT repeat domain-containing protein, with amino-acid sequence MRNPSLVFLAIAFLISGTWGPSVVAQPPSKELAKELLALPARPKRPDLPAGTLPLKFINNERIAFLGNSLAERMNLFGHFETLLHTRFPDKQLVVRNFARPAEEVGVHQRSNDYTALDDPMAAFGADTYFCFFGYNESFAGADGLDRFKEQYGTYLDEIAKRYPRDDSRASPRFVLISPIAFEATGDPLLPDGSAENSNLQLYSDAIEQFAKNRGLAFVDVFDRSNELLNAEPGMQYTINGCHLNNRGDQEVARIIDEVMFGAASPASFGSPGYEKLRAAVNDKSFVHLQDYRMLNGWYVYGGRRTWDTETFPREYKKIREMAAVRDQYVWDIAAGKPVPDQPDDSGTTDLFTPETRFGNPRQDYSEAEELRYLTPRQLVESCTVPDGFAVEPFADETMFPELAKPVQLNFDNKGRLWVSCMPTYPQWKPGDPKPNDRLIILEDTDQDGKADNCKVFYDELHCPTGFEFWNGGVLVVDQPRLLFLKDTDGDDKADLVVHLMDGWATDDTHHTCSAFEWNHGGYLHMLEGIATSTTLETPWGPYRSKGAGGAYVMDPRSLKIRQFALPGQYNMWCYVFNNWGQGFVGDGTTANQAWDTPLSGAQFGGRTGLNFIFNNEGMRPALGNEFLVSRHFPDDVQGQFTYACVINMNGFPRFTVGDDGGGYHGARLKKPDGSPDDLIRSTDKHFRPADPQIGPDGAMWFGDWANALIGHMQYSQRDPNRDHTRGRIYRLTYPSRPLVKPVTQFGKSVPEILEQLREYEWRTRYRARRELRDRASSDVLPAVEKWIASLDRQDPEYDRLRTEALWIQQSHHHIDKTLLTTVVTSAAEPNARAAAVRIIADERESVPDALNLLAAASRDQHPRVRTEAARGLSYYDDMVAVKALMAMTSFDADYWVDYTVRHALAAHESLWRADFVTGRIPEAGARAGEIVSQIMSASKSGAAAFPHLQVLLSQETKPEEQRNKAMTALADLEGGNGNRGREVFVRNCTACHRVANGEGRDFGPNLAGVAKRMNKVKIVQSIVDPNAEVAEKYRQTVIVTSDGMPVAGLVVKEDDLNVDIFDGKAVRTIAKSDIEDRVIQQQSSMPEGAAATVAPSEFVDLLAYLNAQNQDVPPQK; translated from the coding sequence GTGCGAAACCCCAGCCTTGTCTTTCTGGCCATAGCTTTCCTGATATCCGGCACTTGGGGCCCATCAGTGGTTGCTCAGCCTCCTTCCAAAGAACTTGCCAAAGAATTGTTGGCACTCCCTGCCCGACCGAAACGCCCCGATCTGCCAGCCGGCACTCTCCCCCTCAAGTTTATCAACAACGAACGAATTGCTTTTCTGGGCAACTCGCTGGCTGAGCGGATGAATCTGTTTGGTCACTTCGAGACTCTGTTGCACACGCGATTTCCTGACAAGCAACTGGTTGTTCGCAACTTTGCTCGCCCGGCTGAAGAAGTCGGAGTTCACCAGAGGTCCAATGACTACACTGCCCTGGACGATCCCATGGCAGCATTCGGAGCCGATACATACTTCTGTTTCTTTGGTTACAACGAATCGTTTGCCGGTGCGGACGGTCTGGACAGATTCAAAGAACAATATGGCACGTATCTGGATGAGATCGCCAAACGCTATCCTCGTGACGATTCCAGAGCTTCACCACGGTTCGTCCTGATTTCACCGATTGCATTTGAGGCTACCGGGGATCCTCTTTTGCCTGATGGCAGCGCCGAAAACAGCAACCTGCAGCTGTACAGCGATGCCATTGAGCAGTTTGCAAAGAACAGGGGTCTGGCATTTGTTGATGTATTCGACCGGTCGAATGAATTGTTAAATGCAGAACCCGGAATGCAGTACACGATTAATGGTTGTCACCTGAACAATCGCGGAGATCAGGAGGTTGCTCGCATCATCGACGAAGTGATGTTTGGCGCCGCGTCACCAGCAAGCTTCGGAAGTCCGGGATACGAGAAACTACGAGCGGCTGTAAATGATAAGTCGTTTGTGCATCTGCAGGATTATCGGATGCTGAATGGCTGGTATGTCTATGGCGGTCGACGAACCTGGGATACCGAAACCTTTCCCCGTGAGTACAAAAAGATCCGGGAAATGGCAGCCGTTCGCGATCAGTATGTATGGGATATTGCTGCCGGTAAGCCAGTGCCTGATCAGCCCGATGATTCGGGAACGACCGATCTGTTTACTCCGGAAACGCGGTTCGGAAATCCTCGACAGGATTATTCGGAAGCTGAAGAACTGCGATACCTGACACCCCGGCAATTGGTTGAATCATGCACCGTCCCGGACGGTTTTGCGGTCGAGCCTTTTGCTGACGAAACCATGTTTCCGGAGCTGGCAAAACCCGTTCAGTTGAACTTTGACAACAAGGGGCGGCTTTGGGTTTCTTGTATGCCAACCTACCCACAATGGAAGCCGGGAGACCCCAAACCAAATGATCGCCTGATCATTCTGGAAGACACAGATCAGGACGGCAAAGCTGACAATTGCAAGGTGTTCTACGACGAACTGCATTGTCCAACTGGTTTTGAATTCTGGAACGGCGGAGTGCTGGTTGTTGATCAACCGCGACTTCTGTTTCTGAAGGATACGGATGGTGACGATAAAGCAGATCTGGTTGTGCATTTGATGGACGGTTGGGCAACTGACGATACGCATCACACATGCAGCGCGTTTGAGTGGAATCACGGCGGATATCTTCACATGCTTGAAGGTATCGCAACCAGCACAACGCTGGAAACACCATGGGGACCATATCGCAGCAAAGGTGCTGGAGGTGCCTATGTGATGGATCCGCGGTCACTGAAGATTCGACAGTTTGCACTTCCCGGACAGTACAACATGTGGTGTTACGTGTTCAATAACTGGGGGCAGGGGTTTGTCGGAGACGGGACGACAGCCAATCAGGCCTGGGATACGCCGCTTTCCGGAGCCCAGTTCGGTGGACGCACGGGGCTGAATTTCATTTTTAACAACGAAGGAATGCGACCAGCTCTCGGGAATGAGTTTCTGGTGTCGCGGCACTTTCCGGATGACGTTCAGGGACAGTTTACCTATGCCTGCGTGATCAACATGAATGGCTTTCCGCGGTTTACAGTGGGTGATGATGGCGGAGGCTACCATGGTGCTCGACTGAAGAAGCCAGATGGTTCACCAGACGATTTGATCCGTTCAACCGACAAGCATTTTCGACCGGCAGATCCGCAAATTGGTCCTGATGGCGCGATGTGGTTTGGTGATTGGGCCAATGCGTTGATCGGTCATATGCAGTACAGCCAGCGAGACCCGAATCGTGATCATACCAGGGGCCGCATCTATCGACTGACCTATCCCTCCAGACCGCTCGTCAAACCTGTGACCCAGTTCGGGAAATCGGTGCCAGAGATTCTTGAACAACTTCGGGAATATGAATGGCGTACTCGATATCGAGCTCGTCGTGAACTTCGCGACCGGGCCAGCTCCGATGTGCTGCCAGCCGTGGAGAAGTGGATTGCCAGCCTGGACAGGCAGGATCCCGAATACGACCGTCTTCGAACCGAAGCATTGTGGATTCAACAGTCTCATCACCACATCGACAAGACTCTGCTAACGACTGTCGTGACCAGCGCCGCAGAACCGAATGCCCGCGCGGCTGCCGTTCGAATCATTGCTGACGAGCGAGAATCGGTTCCGGACGCATTGAATCTCCTGGCCGCTGCGTCCAGAGATCAGCACCCCCGGGTTCGCACCGAAGCCGCTCGCGGGCTCAGCTATTACGACGACATGGTGGCTGTCAAAGCACTGATGGCAATGACCAGTTTCGATGCGGACTACTGGGTCGACTACACCGTTCGGCACGCGCTCGCTGCTCACGAATCTCTTTGGCGAGCTGACTTTGTGACCGGCCGTATTCCTGAGGCGGGAGCCCGCGCAGGGGAAATTGTGAGCCAGATTATGTCGGCTTCCAAATCCGGTGCGGCGGCATTTCCTCACCTGCAGGTGCTGCTCAGCCAGGAAACAAAACCTGAAGAACAACGCAACAAGGCAATGACGGCTCTTGCGGATCTGGAAGGTGGCAATGGCAATCGTGGCCGCGAAGTCTTCGTGCGAAACTGCACGGCATGTCATCGCGTTGCAAATGGCGAAGGTCGCGACTTTGGCCCCAATCTGGCAGGCGTTGCGAAACGCATGAACAAAGTGAAGATTGTTCAGTCGATTGTGGACCCCAATGCTGAAGTTGCGGAAAAATATCGCCAAACGGTGATCGTGACATCAGACGGCATGCCGGTCGCCGGGCTTGTGGTCAAGGAAGATGATCTGAACGTGGATATCTTCGATGGCAAAGCAGTACGAACAATCGCTAAGTCTGATATCGAGGACAGAGTGATTCAGCAGCAAAGCAGCATGCCGGAAGGGGCCGCCGCGACGGTCGCCCCTTCAGAATTCGTCGACCTGCTGGCTTATCTGAATGCTCAGAATCAGGATGTCCCGCCGCAGAAGTAG
- a CDS encoding Maf family protein: MNSSPAIVLGSRSPRRLALLRQVTGDIPIEICPPLDSEEPGFEGLSTDNELEQRLLKIVAMKFNDVTAQVEQRTDLSDPAILVADTIVIAKDKSDHSVVLGQPDPDRWRHQVFDWMSELLSGTTHSVWTGLMVSRAGQTWSHIVRTEVSFVPLNDELIRWYISTGESPGKAGGYAIQGHAQAFVCGISGSLTSVIGLPVLEVVQALQSVNIRIPATIAGNHDGAGNA; this comes from the coding sequence ATGAATTCATCACCTGCAATTGTGCTTGGATCAAGATCTCCACGCCGTCTTGCTCTTCTACGGCAAGTGACGGGCGACATACCGATTGAGATTTGTCCGCCCCTTGATTCCGAAGAGCCGGGGTTTGAAGGTCTGTCAACAGACAACGAACTCGAACAACGACTGCTGAAGATCGTTGCCATGAAATTCAATGATGTGACAGCACAGGTTGAACAACGTACCGATCTTTCAGATCCTGCCATTCTGGTCGCTGACACCATCGTGATCGCAAAGGATAAGAGTGATCACAGCGTCGTACTTGGACAGCCCGACCCCGATCGTTGGCGGCATCAGGTGTTCGACTGGATGAGTGAATTGTTATCCGGGACCACACACTCTGTCTGGACGGGACTTATGGTGTCGCGTGCCGGACAGACATGGTCACATATCGTCAGAACCGAAGTCTCATTCGTCCCACTCAATGACGAACTGATTCGCTGGTACATCAGTACCGGAGAATCGCCAGGAAAAGCAGGCGGTTACGCCATACAAGGCCATGCGCAGGCATTTGTCTGTGGCATCAGCGGCAGCCTTACCAGCGTGATTGGCCTGCCAGTGCTGGAAGTCGTGCAGGCATTGCAGTCCGTCAATATCAGAATCCCTGCAACCATCGCCGGCAATCACGACGGAGCTGGCAACGCATGA
- a CDS encoding FtsW/RodA/SpoVE family cell cycle protein produces MLELLKRIHWSIPVLSLAIYAFGLAGLQRADELYGASRLFERQLIWAAIAIPVMMATVAVPYRSLRSFSTPAYLLCVVLLVVVLFMPAINGSRRWIPLGFLDFQPSEVTRLTFILALAAHLMHQDRHRNLTGLTIPFLMTFVPLLLVLKEPDLGTAMLFLPVLFAVLFAAGARTKHLTMAAITGLLLMPVLWTQMNAEQRSRVVSVFRQQDGGNAPAGDGFHLHQSKQILSLGGIRGLTMEDAEALEDPAALQLPAARTDFIFVMIGERFGLLGCSVLLLLYAVLIWKGLSVARRTREPFGRLVVVGIVTMLATQVVINVSMTVGLMPITGITLPLCSYGGSSLLSTCTAIALIMNVAFRPGYEVVDSARFRRMEQ; encoded by the coding sequence ATGTTGGAATTGCTGAAACGAATTCACTGGTCCATCCCGGTCCTTTCCCTGGCGATCTACGCCTTTGGCCTGGCTGGATTACAGCGAGCAGATGAACTTTACGGAGCATCGCGGCTGTTCGAACGGCAGTTGATCTGGGCGGCAATCGCCATCCCTGTGATGATGGCGACAGTGGCGGTTCCCTATCGATCGTTGCGATCATTCAGTACGCCGGCATATCTGCTTTGCGTTGTCCTCCTGGTCGTCGTGCTGTTCATGCCTGCGATCAATGGTTCGCGAAGATGGATCCCCCTGGGATTTCTTGATTTCCAGCCAAGCGAGGTCACTCGACTGACATTTATTCTTGCCCTCGCTGCGCACTTGATGCACCAGGACCGACATCGGAATCTGACAGGGTTAACGATCCCTTTCCTGATGACTTTTGTTCCGCTGTTACTTGTTCTCAAAGAGCCGGACCTGGGCACGGCAATGCTGTTTCTGCCTGTTCTGTTTGCTGTGCTGTTTGCGGCAGGAGCACGCACAAAACACCTGACGATGGCTGCAATAACAGGCTTACTGCTGATGCCTGTTCTTTGGACACAGATGAATGCGGAGCAGCGATCGAGAGTGGTTTCTGTGTTCCGTCAGCAGGATGGTGGAAATGCTCCGGCCGGCGATGGCTTCCATCTTCATCAGTCCAAGCAGATTCTTTCACTGGGGGGCATCCGGGGCCTGACCATGGAAGATGCCGAAGCGCTGGAAGATCCAGCGGCATTGCAGCTTCCGGCCGCCCGAACCGACTTCATTTTTGTCATGATCGGCGAACGGTTTGGATTATTGGGCTGCAGCGTCCTGCTTCTGCTGTACGCAGTGCTTATCTGGAAGGGACTTTCTGTCGCCCGCAGGACCAGGGAGCCTTTCGGAAGATTAGTGGTTGTTGGCATTGTCACCATGCTTGCCACACAAGTCGTCATAAACGTCAGCATGACTGTTGGACTCATGCCAATTACCGGCATCACACTTCCGCTGTGCAGCTACGGCGGAAGCAGCCTGCTTTCAACGTGCACAGCCATCGCGCTGATCATGAACGTAGCATTCAGACCAGGCTACGAAGTCGTCGATTCTGCCCGTTTTCGACGGATGGAACAGTGA
- the hemC gene encoding hydroxymethylbilane synthase: MSQQQRTLRIATRTSPLALWQANYMAEQLRSLPTGHSVEIVHIITTGDTNQTDALRQFGGTGVFTREVQKAVLDDRADLAVHSLKDLPTVSAEGLVLGCVPPRAPRCDALLVGSGSSAPSGLHDLPHNARIGTGSPRRQAQLLHYRPDLKLEEIRGNVDTRIRKLDEGQFDAIILAEAGLTRLGLADRISLHLHPPLFYPAVGQGALGIECRSDDEELLKLLAQITCPQTLAEVTAERALLRELRAGCHAPLAAWTSIIGDQLQLNSILLTSDGRLRLSHVEVGSKADAEFIGISAAQQLIAIGGDHLLNEPAPQDA, encoded by the coding sequence ATGTCCCAACAACAACGCACTCTCCGCATTGCTACTCGCACCAGCCCACTCGCACTGTGGCAGGCAAACTACATGGCCGAGCAACTGCGATCGTTGCCGACTGGCCACTCGGTTGAAATCGTTCACATCATCACCACCGGCGACACCAATCAAACAGATGCCCTGCGTCAGTTTGGAGGAACCGGCGTCTTCACACGCGAAGTCCAAAAGGCGGTTCTGGACGATCGCGCTGACCTGGCTGTCCACAGCCTGAAAGACCTGCCCACTGTTTCCGCAGAAGGTCTTGTGCTTGGATGTGTTCCCCCTCGCGCGCCGAGATGTGATGCGTTGCTGGTCGGTTCCGGCAGTTCCGCTCCCTCCGGACTGCATGATCTGCCACACAACGCTCGTATCGGGACTGGAAGTCCTCGCCGACAGGCCCAGCTGCTTCACTATCGACCAGACTTGAAGCTGGAAGAAATTCGCGGCAATGTTGATACACGGATTCGCAAGCTGGACGAAGGACAGTTCGACGCCATCATCCTGGCCGAAGCCGGGTTGACGCGTCTCGGACTTGCGGACCGAATCAGCCTCCACCTTCATCCGCCCCTGTTTTACCCGGCCGTTGGACAAGGGGCCCTTGGCATTGAATGCCGATCAGACGACGAAGAACTGCTGAAGCTTCTGGCGCAAATTACGTGCCCGCAAACACTTGCCGAAGTCACTGCAGAACGCGCACTGCTGCGTGAACTTCGCGCCGGATGTCATGCACCTCTTGCCGCATGGACGAGCATCATCGGAGATCAACTGCAGTTAAATTCAATTCTGTTGACAAGTGACGGCCGCCTGCGATTATCACATGTTGAAGTGGGCAGTAAAGCGGACGCAGAGTTCATTGGAATCTCCGCCGCTCAGCAACTGATTGCAATCGGCGGGGACCATCTTCTGAACGAACCAGCACCGCAGGATGCGTGA